A segment of the Tissierellales bacterium genome:
ATTTTTTCAAGCCACTGAACTTTTACTCCCAAAATACCAGTAAATTCTTCATCAAATAGATATGCCTGCCAGTGAGTGTACAGTGAACCAAATAAAAATATTAAAACAATTGTCATAACTGCCATGACGTATAAATACGTCCTAGATACTGTTAGAATATCTCCAAATAGATACGATGTCATATCTGGAGGGTATCCTGGCATAAGTGATATAAATAATATACCAAGAGCCATACCAACAGACCAGAATATACCTATTAGCGTATCTGATTTTGCACTAGTTCTTCTATTTATAGATGGTATACTAAGCGATGAACCAACTGCAAATAAAAGCCCGCCCCAAATCGGTTCTATACCTATCAAATATCCAAGACCTATTCCGCCAAATGAAGCATGTGCTATTCCTCCGCTCATACTGACTAACCTTTTTTCCACTATTATAGTTCCTATAAGTCCACACACCATACTTGCTAGTATAGCCGCTATGAGTGCATTCTGCATGAAAGTATACTTGAAAATAGCTTCTATCATATGCTCACCTCATGTCCTTTCAAATTATGCTGTTTGTAGCTATTTAAAAGCAAGTCTATAGGGCAATCAAATATCTTGCCTATTTTGCCTATATTTTCAGCTAAATCTTCTCTATGATAGTGTATCGTCTGATTGATATAAGCTACACTTTGCACATATGAAAACAACTCTTCCATGTCATGACTTATTATTATTATGGTTTTAGTTTCATTTAATTTTCTAAGTAATTCGTATATCTCTATAGTCGCTTTTTTATCCAGACTTGCAGTTGGCTCATCTAGTAGCAATAAATCTGGATCTGTCATAAGCGCTCTAGCTATCAAAACTTTTTGCAATTGTCCACCTGAAAGTTGTCCTATCTGTCTTTTGGCAAAATCTCTCATACCTAGATGTTCTAGTATGCCCTTTGCTTTTTTCACATCTTCACTATTGTATTTATGAAACAATTTGAGTTTAGATGACAATCGCCCCATTAAAACTACGTCTATAACTCTTATAGGAAATTGCTTATCAAAGGCAGAAAATTGTGGTACATAGCCAACAGGTTTGTCTGTTGACATAATAATTTCCCCGCTCTGAGGCTTAATCTGGCCTAAAACAGCTTTCATAAGTGTGGTTTTTCCACCACCGTTTGGCCCAATAATACCCAAAAAATCTAGTTCTTTCACTTTCAAATCTACATCTTTGAGTGCACACACATCACCATAATAGTGGGTCAAATTCTTTATTTCTACAGCATACATGCTCTCACCATCCTATTTTAGTATCTCTTCTACCAATTTTGCTAACATAGTCATTTGATCTACATATTCATAAGCTAATGGATCAATTTGTATAGCTTTTCCTCCAATTTCGTTCGCTACTGTCTGTGCTTGAGTTGGATCAAATTCATTTTGATACAATATAGCTTTTATATCATTTTCCTTTGCAAAATCAATCACATATGCCAATTGATCAACTGTAGCTTTTTTACCATCGCTCTCTATCGTGACCATATTGAAATCATAGTCATCAGCAAAATATCCTAACGCTGGATGGTAAACTATAAATGATCTATTAGTCAAATTCTCTGTTTTCTTCAATATAGCTTCATCTAATACTTTTAATTCTTCTAAGTATGCCGATGCATTTGTCTCATATGCAGTTTTATGATCTGGATCAAGGCTTATAAGTTCATCTTTAATTCTCTCTACCATTACTTGAACTCTTTTTGGAGACATCCAAA
Coding sequences within it:
- a CDS encoding metal ABC transporter permease, whose translation is MIEAIFKYTFMQNALIAAILASMVCGLIGTIIVEKRLVSMSGGIAHASFGGIGLGYLIGIEPIWGGLLFAVGSSLSIPSINRRTSAKSDTLIGIFWSVGMALGILFISLMPGYPPDMTSYLFGDILTVSRTYLYVMAVMTIVLIFLFGSLYTHWQAYLFDEEFTGILGVKVQWLEKILYTMIALSIVVLIKVVGIILVIALLTIPAATAKLFFVDLKKVISGA
- a CDS encoding ABC transporter ATP-binding protein, coding for MYAVEIKNLTHYYGDVCALKDVDLKVKELDFLGIIGPNGGGKTTLMKAVLGQIKPQSGEIIMSTDKPVGYVPQFSAFDKQFPIRVIDVVLMGRLSSKLKLFHKYNSEDVKKAKGILEHLGMRDFAKRQIGQLSGGQLQKVLIARALMTDPDLLLLDEPTASLDKKATIEIYELLRKLNETKTIIIISHDMEELFSYVQSVAYINQTIHYHREDLAENIGKIGKIFDCPIDLLLNSYKQHNLKGHEVSI